A genome region from Planctomycetota bacterium includes the following:
- a CDS encoding DUF2314 domain-containing protein: MFWIVAAAGLVLAIGAACWWWRRRKQQKQTRLISFVALLRKPASIDPTVLARLAGKVWRADLGDGNSEGADGFVVGAGMLNAICYQGRWVLVHSLPRPYVDNPEQAAADIADLRIRSLFAQHQAWFSCDATDVDPRAPDNEVRDWCRRLGKLFAELLDDNCLLIFLPDSNMVYPINEETEQALRSEDPIRSLQETLTVPLIEVPADDPFMQQAVARARADWPRFVAAFEAQAGTFFSVKAPVSHSGNTEFIWISVTRLEGERIYGELNNEPANLGPLRLGSKVSVPVAELNDWCFMDPQGKLVGGFTIAAVHQAARRPRPPKGQNE, translated from the coding sequence ATGTTCTGGATCGTGGCGGCAGCGGGGCTGGTCCTCGCGATCGGCGCCGCCTGCTGGTGGTGGCGGCGGCGCAAGCAGCAGAAGCAGACGCGCCTCATCTCCTTCGTCGCCTTGCTCCGTAAGCCGGCCAGCATCGACCCGACCGTGCTCGCCCGCCTGGCCGGCAAGGTCTGGCGGGCCGACCTGGGCGACGGCAATTCCGAAGGAGCGGACGGTTTCGTGGTCGGCGCCGGCATGCTCAACGCCATCTGCTACCAGGGCCGATGGGTCCTTGTCCACAGCCTGCCCCGCCCCTACGTGGACAATCCCGAGCAGGCCGCCGCCGACATCGCCGACCTGCGCATTCGCTCGCTCTTTGCCCAGCACCAGGCCTGGTTCTCCTGCGACGCCACCGACGTGGACCCCCGCGCGCCCGACAACGAGGTCCGCGACTGGTGCCGCCGCCTCGGAAAGCTATTCGCCGAGCTGCTGGACGACAACTGCCTGCTCATCTTCCTCCCTGACTCGAACATGGTCTACCCGATCAACGAGGAGACGGAACAGGCACTCCGCTCGGAGGATCCGATCCGGTCCTTGCAGGAAACCTTGACGGTGCCGTTGATCGAGGTGCCGGCCGACGACCCGTTCATGCAGCAAGCCGTAGCCCGGGCGCGTGCCGACTGGCCGCGGTTCGTGGCCGCCTTCGAGGCTCAGGCCGGCACCTTCTTTTCCGTCAAGGCGCCGGTGAGCCATTCCGGCAACACCGAGTTCATCTGGATTTCCGTCACCCGCCTGGAGGGCGAACGTATCTACGGCGAACTGAATAACGAGCCCGCCAACCTCGGCCCCTTGCGCCTGGGCTCGAAGGTTTCGGTCCCCGTCGCCGAGCTGAACGACTGGTGCTTCATGGACCCGCAGGGGAAGCTGGTCGGCGGATTCACGATCGCAGCAGTGCACCAGGCGGCCCGCCGCCCGCGGCCGCCGAAGGGCCAAAACGAATAG
- a CDS encoding metal-dependent hydrolase, with protein MPFTPFHMGPGIFLKAVLQGSFSLMVFGWAQIVMDIQPLIVLLTGKGHLHGFTHTYLGATLIGAFSAVTGKYVSQLALSMLLGAGSKGTPIAWWVALLSGFVGSYSHVVLDSLMHADVEPYFPFSAANDLLGLVSVEALHKFCVYSGLAGAALYVLVSYGLSRRRR; from the coding sequence ATGCCGTTCACGCCTTTCCATATGGGTCCGGGAATCTTTCTCAAGGCCGTGCTGCAAGGCAGCTTCAGCCTGATGGTATTCGGCTGGGCGCAAATCGTGATGGATATCCAACCGCTCATCGTGCTGCTCACCGGGAAAGGGCATCTGCATGGCTTTACGCATACCTATCTCGGCGCCACGCTGATTGGGGCGTTCTCCGCGGTGACCGGCAAGTACGTATCTCAGCTCGCGCTGTCGATGTTGCTCGGGGCAGGCTCGAAGGGCACGCCCATCGCTTGGTGGGTGGCGCTATTGAGCGGTTTCGTCGGCAGCTACAGCCACGTCGTGCTCGACAGCCTCATGCATGCGGACGTGGAGCCGTATTTTCCGTTCTCCGCTGCGAACGATTTGCTCGGGCTGGTCTCGGTGGAGGCGCTGCACAAGTTCTGCGTCTACAGCGGCCTTGCCGGCGCAGCGCTGTATGTCCTGGTGAGCTACGGGTTGTCGCGGCGGCGCCGCTAA
- a CDS encoding alpha/beta hydrolase: MPTVASHGIQISYDDRGQGEPVLLFMPGWCGSRKVFDELAPRCAVRRRTLTLDWRGHGQSERPADDFGASDLANDALAVIQASRAQQVVPVALSHAGWVAIELRRRLGHRIRKLVLLDWIVLDAPPPFLAALRSLQDPAQWQQTREQLFSMWLHGLALPKLAHYVREDMGSYPFEMWARAGREIGEAYAKAGSPLQALATLDAAVPVLHLYAQPDDPGYLAAQQSFAAAHRWFQVSKLEARSHFPMYEVPDEMAKAIETFAAHGERTE; this comes from the coding sequence ATGCCAACGGTTGCGTCGCACGGGATACAAATCAGCTATGACGACCGCGGGCAGGGAGAGCCGGTACTGCTTTTCATGCCCGGCTGGTGCGGCAGCCGCAAGGTCTTTGACGAGCTCGCCCCACGCTGCGCCGTACGGCGGCGCACCCTGACCCTCGACTGGCGCGGGCATGGACAGTCGGAGCGGCCCGCGGATGATTTCGGCGCGAGCGACCTGGCGAACGACGCCCTCGCCGTCATCCAGGCGAGCCGGGCACAGCAGGTCGTACCGGTTGCGCTGTCCCATGCGGGTTGGGTCGCGATCGAGCTCCGCCGCAGACTCGGCCATCGTATCCGAAAGCTTGTGTTGCTCGACTGGATCGTCCTGGACGCCCCACCGCCCTTCCTCGCGGCACTGCGGTCGCTTCAGGATCCAGCACAGTGGCAGCAGACGCGCGAACAACTCTTCTCCATGTGGCTCCACGGATTGGCCCTCCCCAAGCTGGCCCACTATGTACGGGAGGACATGGGTTCGTATCCGTTCGAAATGTGGGCGCGCGCGGGCCGCGAGATCGGTGAGGCCTATGCCAAGGCCGGGAGCCCCCTCCAGGCGCTCGCAACCTTGGACGCAGCGGTGCCGGTATTGCATCTATACGCCCAGCCGGACGATCCCGGATACTTGGCTGCGCAGCAATCGTTTGCGGCCGCACATCGATGGTTCCAGGTGTCGAAGCTGGAAGCGCGCAGCCACTTTCCCATGTACGAAGTGCCGGACGAGATGGCCAAAGCCATCGAAACATTTGCGGCACATGGCGAAAGGACCGAATAG
- the thiO gene encoding glycine oxidase ThiO — MARNPDVLVVGGGIVGAAVAFRLALEKLRVVLLERGDLGREASWAAGGILTPIHLSEYPTPLAALCSASMKLYPGLLEQLRALSPIDPEYRVTGLLLVWRDEAGENAARALEEWKRRHDQPVERLSREQALARQPGLNPQVRGALFLPDIAQVRNHRLTAALAEAAARLGAELRPATPVTGFLRVPGRVTGVKTPRGDLYAGTVILAAGAWSGEPARSVGLDLRVFPVKGQMLLAQAAPGFCPHVLLEGETYFVPRADGRLLIGSTLEDAGFDKTVTLQGVGDLARRAAEILPESRRLPLVQSWAGLRPATPDRLPYLGRAPLEGLLVATGHFRNGILLAPVTAEIVADLLTGRPPRIPLEPFSPSRHAGG; from the coding sequence ATGGCGCGCAACCCCGACGTCCTCGTCGTGGGCGGCGGAATCGTCGGTGCCGCCGTCGCCTTCCGGCTGGCCCTCGAGAAACTCCGCGTGGTTCTCCTCGAACGCGGCGACCTCGGGCGCGAAGCCTCCTGGGCCGCCGGCGGAATCCTCACCCCCATTCATCTTTCGGAATATCCCACCCCGCTGGCCGCTCTTTGCTCGGCCAGCATGAAGCTCTATCCGGGACTCCTGGAGCAGCTCCGGGCGCTGTCCCCCATCGACCCCGAGTACCGCGTCACGGGGCTCCTGCTCGTCTGGCGCGACGAGGCCGGCGAGAACGCCGCCCGGGCGCTCGAGGAATGGAAGCGCCGACACGACCAGCCCGTCGAACGCCTTTCCCGCGAGCAAGCTCTCGCCCGCCAGCCGGGCCTGAATCCCCAGGTGCGCGGGGCGCTTTTTCTTCCCGACATCGCGCAGGTCCGCAACCACCGGCTGACCGCGGCGCTCGCGGAAGCCGCCGCGCGGCTCGGCGCCGAACTCCGCCCCGCCACCCCCGTCACGGGATTCCTCCGCGTCCCCGGCCGTGTCACCGGCGTCAAGACCCCCCGCGGCGATCTTTATGCCGGAACGGTCATCCTCGCCGCCGGCGCGTGGTCCGGCGAGCCGGCCCGTTCCGTGGGCCTGGATCTGCGCGTCTTTCCGGTCAAGGGCCAGATGCTTCTGGCCCAGGCCGCGCCCGGCTTCTGCCCCCATGTGCTCCTCGAGGGGGAAACCTACTTCGTGCCGCGCGCCGACGGACGTCTCCTCATCGGAAGCACCCTCGAGGACGCGGGATTCGACAAGACGGTTACGCTTCAGGGCGTGGGCGATCTCGCCCGACGCGCCGCCGAGATCCTTCCGGAATCGCGCCGGCTGCCGCTCGTCCAGTCGTGGGCGGGGCTGCGGCCGGCCACTCCCGACCGCCTCCCCTACCTCGGACGCGCGCCGCTCGAGGGGCTTCTGGTCGCCACGGGCCACTTCCGCAACGGCATCCTCCTGGCCCCCGTGACGGCGGAAATCGTGGCGGATCTCCTGACCGGCCGGCCCCCCCGGATTCCCCTGGAGCCCTTCAGCCCTTCGCGCCACGCCGGCGGCTAA
- a CDS encoding MFS transporter, translated as MRLPEGPDARLHRRRVWAWALYDVANSAFYLTVVSSFFQFFFIDLYVQAHGPADAAAEADLRRRGGAALGFTAGTAMAAVAILGPFLGIVADRTASKKKFLAAFAALGIAASALMFFIPPGGWRTAAALYALGTVGVAGSLIFYDALLPAVARAEDLDRVSSLGYALGYAGSVVLFLVNVLVYLKPGLFGIPDRGTAVRLAFVSVAVWWGLFTIPLLRGVPEPPAAAGRPGLLRAARDLVRFRSLLLFLAAFWIYADGIGTIIKLAAGFGYMLKLDQKDLLLALVIPQVIGVPCSLAFGRLAGRVGAQRAILIGLAGYGAVCLLAWGIRRPWHFYALAAGVGVVQGGTQALSRSLFALLVPRGRTAEFFGLFSTVEKFAGIVGPFLLGAIWSGGGDPRPGILALAVFFAAGAALLACVDVEKGRRQAEEPV; from the coding sequence ATGCGCCTCCCCGAGGGACCCGACGCCCGGCTTCACCGCCGGCGCGTCTGGGCGTGGGCCCTCTACGACGTGGCCAACTCCGCCTTCTATCTCACGGTCGTCTCCTCTTTTTTTCAGTTTTTTTTCATCGATCTCTACGTCCAGGCGCACGGCCCGGCGGACGCGGCGGCGGAGGCGGACCTCCGCCGGCGGGGCGGCGCGGCGCTGGGATTTACGGCCGGAACCGCGATGGCGGCGGTGGCGATCCTGGGTCCGTTCCTGGGCATCGTCGCGGACCGCACGGCGTCGAAAAAAAAGTTCCTCGCCGCCTTCGCCGCGCTCGGAATCGCCGCCAGCGCGCTCATGTTCTTCATCCCCCCCGGAGGCTGGCGGACCGCGGCGGCGCTCTACGCGCTCGGGACGGTGGGCGTGGCCGGCAGCCTGATCTTCTACGACGCGCTTCTGCCCGCCGTCGCGCGGGCCGAGGACCTCGACCGCGTTTCGTCGCTCGGCTACGCGCTCGGGTATGCGGGAAGCGTCGTCCTCTTCCTCGTCAACGTTCTCGTTTACCTCAAGCCCGGCCTTTTCGGAATCCCCGATCGCGGGACGGCGGTGCGGCTGGCGTTCGTGAGCGTGGCGGTCTGGTGGGGGCTTTTCACGATTCCGCTGCTGCGGGGGGTGCCCGAGCCTCCGGCCGCGGCGGGGCGGCCGGGCCTGCTCCGGGCGGCGCGGGATCTCGTGCGCTTCCGGTCGCTTCTTCTCTTCCTGGCGGCCTTCTGGATTTACGCGGACGGGATCGGAACGATCATCAAGCTGGCGGCCGGGTTCGGCTACATGCTGAAGCTCGACCAGAAGGATCTGCTTCTGGCGCTGGTGATCCCCCAGGTGATCGGGGTCCCCTGCTCGCTCGCGTTCGGGCGGCTGGCGGGGCGCGTAGGGGCCCAGCGGGCGATTCTGATCGGCCTGGCGGGGTACGGGGCGGTATGTCTTCTGGCCTGGGGCATCCGCCGGCCGTGGCACTTCTACGCCCTGGCGGCGGGCGTGGGGGTGGTGCAGGGGGGCACGCAGGCGCTCAGCCGGTCGCTTTTCGCGCTTCTCGTGCCGCGGGGGCGGACGGCGGAGTTCTTCGGGCTTTTCAGCACGGTCGAGAAGTTCGCCGGAATCGTCGGGCCGTTTCTCCTGGGGGCGATCTGGAGCGGAGGCGGGGATCCGCGGCCGGGGATTCTGGCGCTGGCCGTTTTCTTCGCGGCGGGGGCGGCGCTGCTGGCCTGCGTGGACGTGGAGAAGGGGCGGCGGCAGGCCGAGGAGCCCGTTTAG